A section of the Cygnus olor isolate bCygOlo1 chromosome 14, bCygOlo1.pri.v2, whole genome shotgun sequence genome encodes:
- the PANK3 gene encoding pantothenate kinase 3 isoform X1, which yields MKIKDAKKPSFPWFGMDIGGTLVKLAYFEPIDITAEEEQEEVESLKSIRKYLTSNVAYGSTGIRDVHLELKDLTIFGRRGNLHFIRFPTHDLPTFIQMGRNKNFSTLHTVLCATGGGAYKFEEDFRTIGNLQLHKLDELDCLVKGLLYIDSVSFNGQAECYYFGNASEPERCQKMPFNLDDPYPLLVVNIGSGVSILSVHSKDNYKRVTGTSLGGGTFLGLCSLLTGCESFEEALEMASKGDSTHADKLVRDIYGGDYERFGLPGWAVASSFGNMIYKEKRESVSKEDLARAILVTITNNIGSIARMCAVNEKINRVVFVGNFLRVNTLSMKLLAYALDYWSKGQLKALFLEHEGYFGAVGALLGLPNFS from the exons ATGAAGATCAAGGACGCCAAGAAGCCGT CTTTCCCATGGTTTGGCATGGACATTGGGGGAACTTTGGTGAAACTCGCATATTTTGAACCTATCGATATCACTgcggaggaggagcaggaggaagttGAAAGCTTGAAGAGCATCCGCAAATATCTGACATCCAACGTAGCCTATGGATCCACTGGCATTCGAGATGTCCACCTTGAGCTGAAAGACTTAACCATTTTTGGTCGCAGAGGAAACTTGCACTTTATTAGATTTCCAACTCACGATTTGCCTACTTTTATCcaaatgggaagaaataaaaacttttcaaCACTACACACGGTGCTCTGCGCCACGGGAGGTGGCGCTTATAAGTTTGAAGAAGACTTTCGCACA atTGGAAACCTCCAGCTGCACAAACTGGATGAGCTTGACTGCCTTGTCAAAGGCTTATTGTATATAGACTCTGTCAGCTTCAACGGCCAGGCAGAGTGCTACTATTTTGGAAATGCCTCAGAACCTGAGAGATGCCAAAAGATGCCTTTTAACCTGGATGACCCGTACCCACTGCTGGTTGTTAACATTGGTTCAGGAGTCAGTATTTTGTCAGTCCATTCCAAAGACAACTATAAGAGAGTAACTGGAACAAG tcTAGGTGGAGGAACCTTTCTTGGTTTATGCAGTTTGTTGACGGGATGTGAAAGTTTTGAAGAAGCTTTGGAAATGGCATCTAAAGGAGACAGCACACATGCTGACAAGCTGGTTCGAGATATTTATGGAGGAGACTATGAAAGATTTGGCTTGCCAGGATGGGCTGTAGCATCCAG tTTTGGAAATATGATTtacaaagagaagagagagtCTGTTAGTAAAGAAGATCTTGCAAGAGCCATCTTGGTCACCATCACAAATAACATCGGGTCTATTGCCCGGATGTGTGCAGTAAATGAG aaaataaatagagtTGTGTTTGTTGGCAATTTTTTGCGTGTGAATACTTTGTCAATGAAGCTTCTTGCGTATGCACTGGATTACTGGTCCAAAGGCCAGCTGAAGGCATTGTTCCTAGAACATGAG GGATACTTTGGAGCTGTTGGTGCTCTTCTTGGGCTGCCAAACTTCAGTTGA
- the PANK3 gene encoding pantothenate kinase 3 isoform X2, producing MKIKDAKKPSFPWFGMDIGGTLVKLAYFEPIDITAEEEQEEVESLKSIRKYLTSNVAYGSTGIRDVHLELKDLTIFGRRGNLHFIRFPTHDLPTFIQMGRNKNFSTLHTVLCATGGGAYKFEEDFRTIGNLQLHKLDELDCLVKGLLYIDSVSFNGQAECYYFGNASEPERCQKMPFNLDDPYPLLVVNIGSGVSILSVHSKDNYKRVTGTSLGGGTFLGLCSLLTGCESFEEALEMASKGDSTHADKLVRDIYGGDYERFGLPGWAVASSFGNMIYKEKRESVSKEDLARAILVTITNNIGSIARMCAVNEGYFGAVGALLGLPNFS from the exons ATGAAGATCAAGGACGCCAAGAAGCCGT CTTTCCCATGGTTTGGCATGGACATTGGGGGAACTTTGGTGAAACTCGCATATTTTGAACCTATCGATATCACTgcggaggaggagcaggaggaagttGAAAGCTTGAAGAGCATCCGCAAATATCTGACATCCAACGTAGCCTATGGATCCACTGGCATTCGAGATGTCCACCTTGAGCTGAAAGACTTAACCATTTTTGGTCGCAGAGGAAACTTGCACTTTATTAGATTTCCAACTCACGATTTGCCTACTTTTATCcaaatgggaagaaataaaaacttttcaaCACTACACACGGTGCTCTGCGCCACGGGAGGTGGCGCTTATAAGTTTGAAGAAGACTTTCGCACA atTGGAAACCTCCAGCTGCACAAACTGGATGAGCTTGACTGCCTTGTCAAAGGCTTATTGTATATAGACTCTGTCAGCTTCAACGGCCAGGCAGAGTGCTACTATTTTGGAAATGCCTCAGAACCTGAGAGATGCCAAAAGATGCCTTTTAACCTGGATGACCCGTACCCACTGCTGGTTGTTAACATTGGTTCAGGAGTCAGTATTTTGTCAGTCCATTCCAAAGACAACTATAAGAGAGTAACTGGAACAAG tcTAGGTGGAGGAACCTTTCTTGGTTTATGCAGTTTGTTGACGGGATGTGAAAGTTTTGAAGAAGCTTTGGAAATGGCATCTAAAGGAGACAGCACACATGCTGACAAGCTGGTTCGAGATATTTATGGAGGAGACTATGAAAGATTTGGCTTGCCAGGATGGGCTGTAGCATCCAG tTTTGGAAATATGATTtacaaagagaagagagagtCTGTTAGTAAAGAAGATCTTGCAAGAGCCATCTTGGTCACCATCACAAATAACATCGGGTCTATTGCCCGGATGTGTGCAGTAAATGAG GGATACTTTGGAGCTGTTGGTGCTCTTCTTGGGCTGCCAAACTTCAGTTGA